The Silene latifolia isolate original U9 population chromosome Y, ASM4854445v1, whole genome shotgun sequence sequence CTTTTCGACACTTGTTTTCCCTTACTAGCGATCGATAGATTACCACTAGTAGAAGACTCCTGTTTTAAAAATGTCATTATTAATAAAaccaaataataaaaaaatacatGTAAGTGAACTTAATtgaagttatatatatatatatatatatatatatatatatatatatatatatatatatatatatatatatatatatatatattatttgtACCTCCCCAACAATGATTAGTTCCTTCGGCCACTGAACAAAACTTCCTATTGCGTCACCTACACGTTCATGATATTGCGTAGGAAAAGGAAGTGGGGCAGTACCTTCCAAAATTTTATCAATGGAAACCCTTGCATTACCAATTAGTAGCGGTGTACCATGAATGACCAGATTACTATCTTCTAATGGGTAAACTGTACCTATGGCAACATTGAAAGTCTTTCCATCATGAACACAAGCTAGGCGACACTTGGTTGGGTCCTACAATATCGGAAGATTTTATGTGTTAATAAAGATAATACAATATATATAACTAAGGTCAGTAGTAGTACTTTGTCTGCTCAATATTATTCAATCACATGCTCAATATTATTCAATCACGTGACTGACTCAGTGAGCTCAAGTTCAGGTTGCGCATTTTCCATTCATCCAGGGCATTTTCCATTCATCCAGGGCAGACTATAGTTTTATGCAAGGTTTAAAGACAAAGTTTAATTCTATATATGTAACTATGTAAGTAGACTTTTCTATCCCAAAATATTTTAGTCACACACCTTAATTTCAGGAGGATTTTGTTTTGATTGTCTTTCTTTGCTTATCCCTATGCTTTTCTCCGGATTCGCGGATTGACAGCTACCTTGGAGTTCATCCATATTTTCAGGTACCTTTAAGCCCATTAGCTTCAACATACCCACAGCCTCTTGTCGGGCCTCCTGTCGAATTAGAGAGCTTAAGGACTTTATAGTATCATTCCGCACTCTTTCAGTTATTTCGGCTACTTGTTGATCAGAAATCTCCACATCCCTATGAGAAGATCCATGTGAAGTACCAAACACATCCTTGATAGTAACTCCGCCAGGGAAACCTCTCACTCGACCAGAATGTTCCTTCTTTTTTAGACTACGTGACAAGACATCATCATATCTATGAGGAACAAATTCTCCTGACTTTACCTTCTTTCGCCATTCAACCtgaattattatttaaaaaaataacataaaggattataaataaaatatgaagtCAAAGGAAGAAGTTGTTAGTGAAGAATTTCAACAAAGTTAAGTATCAAGAGTATACCatttcttcttgaactttttgaatcttctcatttgaaatttCCCCTTCTGATGACTTAGTCCTTCCCTTTATCCAATACCAACTACGATCAATAACTTCATCAGAATTTGAAGATGAAGCTATCCACTCAGGAATCCTTTGATTGTATCCCCGTCTACCCATTATATGAGGATGCTCATTATGCTTTACACTTTCGACGGCTTTTTTACTCTTCTcctacaataaaagaaaataaagtagAAATATATTCAGAATAAGAATTACGGAATTATTTCAGATGATAATGATTACCCGAAAAAAAAATAAGTATGACATATATCACCTTAAATTCATCCGACTCTCGGTAAGCTTTAAATTTCTCCCAATCAGCAGGCTCAATGAAACTATAACAATCAGTAGGAGTCATATTTTGGATGTTTATTTCGAATGTACTTTCTAGTCAATTTACCCTTGAAATCTCTCCACTTTGCTCCACAATTGATTAGTACATCCTTCTTGTGTGTCTCATCGACTAAATATTTTGCCTGCGATAAAGAAATTGTAAGATGACCTCATAAGTTATGACCAAACCATTACTTGCTTCGTAATTTAAAACACGGTACCCCTCGTAGATTCACACTATAACAATCGGTTTACAAAAAAGTGTATTTTGCCAACACTAATGACAACAAATCAACAAGACATTACTTGTTACCCGCATTTGGACAGAGAATTCACATACAGGTCAGTTAGGGTCAAGTTCGTTTGCATCCAAAAAAGGACACAACGTTTTGATGTACTTCAATTAATTCATTGAAACGTATTGAGTCAGTATCACCAAACTCGTAACCAAATGTCAGTTAATGTATTCAACCCTCCAAGTTCGTTTGCATCCAGAACAGACTAAGAATGAGGTGATTCATATTCTTGTGTGTTGGTGAATCTAGGATGACCTACTCGATTAACTATAGCTTGAATCAGATTCAGACTAAAAATTGTGTAATAAAGAGAGTTGCTTCATAAATGATTCATAAAAAGTGGCTGATTTTAGGCACCTCAGCAAAGGGATTCAAGTGGCAGCAATATGGTCATTTTCAGTACTCTGATTCTGATACTCTGATTCAGGTACTGACACCATGACAACAAAAATAATAGCTAATAAAAGACAACATAATTCTTACCGAAATATCTTTCCAGAGCAAATCTTTAAGACTATCTTCTACATCTTTATCCCAGTCGTCAAAGTTAATGTTCACTTGACATCGAACCTTCTTACCACAATAGCTTGCAAATTTAGAAGCGTACCTCCCCGTTGGAAAACCAGCTTTATCCCACCTTAGAAGAAACGGACCTTTATCCTCCTCCTTCTTTAAAGTAGTGGGTCCTCGAGTTCGTTTCTTTGTCTGAGTTTGCTTCTTTGTCTTATCTCCACCTGAATTATCATTTGTCTTATCTCCACCTGAAGAATCATGATCCTCCATCGTACAAAACCTATACAGTAAAACATAGTCAATATAACAATATTTGGAGTATGAAGAACGCAGCTTGTTATGCTTTGTGGAATGACAAAGTGTCAAGATAAAGACAAGAAGACCTGATGTGGCTGTGGAAAGAATCAAGCTGCATGTTAATCATAAGATAATAGGGGCGTGGGATGTTCATCTAGTTGTTTTAACGGTGCTTGGTTTAATTAAATTACTAATcattacaaaaaataaataaacaatataaagtagTAAAACCTGAAAATATTATAGTAAACATGTTATAGTACTAAAAAGCATATCATTATCAATTATTTTTGCTTTAATAACCATAATATTAATTTCCTGCTTGATCTCTATCTTCCCAGATACCCTCATTATGATCCACTCGTACATAATTAGTTTCCAAGTTATCTTCAACAGGCATTGAAGGCAAACCCTCCGAAAATGGAGGAATATCATCAAATTCATCATATTCTTCCTCGTCCACTACATTATCCACTCCAAGAATACGTCTCTTGCCTTGAAGTACAACACACCACTTATCATTCGCTGGATCTGAAATATAGAACACTTGTTTTGCCTGCGAAGCCATAATAAGAGGCTCATTCTTGTAACCTTGCGTACTAAAATCAACCAGTGTGAAGCCATACTCGTCTACACGAACACCTTTCTTATTTTCAGCCCATTTGCATTTAAACAATGGAATCATGAATGTTGTATACTGAAGTTCCCATATGTCCTCAATAATCCCATAATATGACATTTGATTACAAGTAGGTGTACCACTGCTAAATTCAGTAGAAGAAGCTACTAAAGTAACTCCACTATTCTGCATTGTACTCTTGTTATCTTGACGCTTGGTATAAAAACAATACCCATTAATATCATAACCTTCATATGATTTTACTTCAGTATTGGGGCCATAAGCTAACCATTTAACAGTTTCACCAACTTCATTTGGTGTACACGATAACTCATCAAGTActttaaccctaaaccattttaCAAAAGACCTGTTGTGTTCTTCAACCAACCACTTGTAATTTTTTTTAGGGTATTTTAACTTCAATATTCTCATGTGCTCCTCTATGTAAGGATGAGCTTCTGTCAGATGTTGTAAGACAAGAAAGTGAGCATCATTAAGCTCTTGGGATTTAAGTGATACCCATTTCGCTCCGATAGTACCTTTACCCTCAAGCCTCCCTTCATGTCGAGACTTCGGCAGCCCAAACGGTTGCACACCAAATGAGATAGTCGGTGCAAAATCTTATAACCTCTGCTGCTATGTATCCTTCGACAATACTAGCATCTGGCCTATATCTATTGGTAGTGTACCCTTTCAAAACTCCCATATATCGCTCAAATGCATACATATCTCTTAAATGTACGGGACCCAAAAGTTTAGCCTCTCTAACCAAATGAACAACCAAATGCACCGAAATATCAAAGAAAGAAGGGGGAAAATACATCTCGAATTGACACAAGGTTTCAACAATATCAGCTTGCAGCTTGTCTAGTGTGTCAGGATCAATCACCTTGCTATATATTGCATTAAAGAAAAAGCACAGCCTGGTAATAGCAACTCTCACAGGTTTTGGTAAAACGGATCGAATCGACACAGGTAAAAATTGTTGCATTAGCACATGATTGTCATGAGACTTTAGTCCAATCACCAAAATCTTTCATGGAAACAAGATTTTTCATGTTTGAACAATATCCATGTGGTACCTTAATGCCACGAAGACACTCACATATAATAGATTTCTCCATCTTAGACAATGTGTAACAAGCGGGAGGAAGATATACACGTTTCCCTTTCTCTTGAGGTGCTAGCTCATTCCTTGTTCCCATTTCTTCGATGTCTTTTCTCGCCTTGTAGCCATCTTTAGTCTTTCCCGGAATGTTAAGCGAGTCCCGATAAGACTTTCGGCAACATTCTTTTCTACATGCATGATGTCTATACAATGTCTCACTGACATGTGTTTCCAATATGGAAGATTCCAGAATATAGACTTCTTCTTATATTTAGCattcttttcaaatttattaggCTTTCCAAAAACAACACTAATATCTTTGACTTGTTCATATACTTCATCTCCCTCTAGTGGAATAGGTGCCATTCCACTCTCGTTCTCTCCATTGAATGCCTTCTTCATCCTACGATAAGGGTGGTATCGAGACAAAAATCTTCGATGGCCAGTATAAACATTCTTGCGGCTATAGGTGAGCCGAGGAGCTACGGTTGCGTCATCACA is a genomic window containing:
- the LOC141631892 gene encoding uncharacterized protein LOC141631892, which translates into the protein MRFAKEDFTLRAMLLCTINDFPAYGNLSGYSVKGKKACPICDDATVAPRLTYSRKNVYTGHRRFLSRYHPYRRMKKAFNGENESGMAPIPLEGDEVYEQVKDISVVFGKPNKFEKNAKYKKKSIFWNLPYWKHMSVRHCIDIMHVEKNVAESLIGTRLTFRERLKMATSKVIDPDTLDKLQADIVETLCQFEMYFPPSFFDISVHLVVHLVREAKLLGPVHLRDMYAFERYMGVLKGYTTNRYRPDASIVEGYIAAESRHEGRLEGKGTIGAKWVSLKSQELNDAHFLVLQHLTEAHPYIEEHMRILKLKYPKKNYKWLVEEHNRSFVKWFRVKVLDELSCTPNEVGETVKWLAYGPNTEVKSYEGYDINGYCFYTKRQDNKSTMQNSGVTLVASSTEFSSGTPTCNQMSYYGIIEDIWELQYTTFMIPLFKCKWAENKKGVRVDEYGFTLVDFSTQGYKNEPLIMASQAKQVFYISDPANDKWCVVLQGKRRILGVDNVVDEEEYDEFDDIPPFSEGLPSMPVEDNLETNYVRVDHNEGIWEDRDQAGN